The Acetomicrobium flavidum genome window below encodes:
- a CDS encoding molybdate ABC transporter permease subunit, with protein sequence MISSLIISLKVLAIDVPLLLIIGVALGWILAKTEFKGKDLLDVLVILPIALPPSVLGLYLLMTLSHIPFIREAEVLFSFPAAALAPLFPSLPIMIQAARSGFSSVDRQLEQAARTLGDSEFKIFWRITFPLSRLSIMAGLALASMRALGDFGVTLMIAGNIPGRTQTLPLFIYSNVEAMNFLEANIAALLLTILGIASLLIVKKLEGRHIELS encoded by the coding sequence ATGATATCTTCCCTCATCATCAGCTTAAAGGTCTTGGCCATAGATGTCCCCTTGCTGTTGATAATAGGCGTAGCTTTGGGTTGGATCCTGGCCAAGACCGAATTTAAGGGAAAGGACCTCCTCGACGTGCTGGTAATACTTCCTATAGCCCTGCCTCCCTCCGTTCTTGGACTTTATCTTCTGATGACCTTAAGCCATATCCCCTTCATCAGAGAAGCGGAGGTCCTTTTTTCCTTCCCTGCAGCTGCCTTGGCCCCGCTTTTTCCGTCGTTGCCCATAATGATACAGGCCGCCAGGTCCGGGTTCTCATCGGTGGACAGGCAGCTTGAGCAGGCAGCAAGGACGCTGGGTGACAGCGAATTCAAGATCTTCTGGAGGATAACATTTCCCCTGTCGCGCCTTTCCATCATGGCAGGACTGGCTCTGGCATCCATGAGGGCCCTTGGGGACTTCGGGGTTACCCTGATGATAGCTGGCAACATCCCCGGCAGGACGCAGACCTTGCCGCTATTTATATACAGCAACGTGGAAGCCATGAATTTTCTTGAAGCAAACATAGCAGCTTTGCTGCTCACGATTCTTGGGATAGCAAGTTTATTGATCGTAAAGAAACTGGAGGGAAGGCATATTGAACTGTCTTGA
- a CDS encoding ABC transporter ATP-binding protein: MNCLEASFSKDLGSFSLRISFELGEEIAALFGPSGAGKSLTLKILAGLDRPKEGRIVLNGRVLYDSASSVFVKACQRRIGLVFQELALFPHMTALENVAYGLKGPNKWKIARQWLDRVKLEGLYDRMPNQLSGGQRQRVALARALAPKPDLLLLDEPFSALDGPMRRALRRELKKLSLESQTPTIYVTHDIEDVCSLASRVFLIRDGKTLASIDVDKLWDPHAQESIWHSLGWGTLIHGKIEEDGGSLYFKWDKGRLKVSCSRHLIGEASVFIHPNHVKLLYPDVPVDPELEANVIEGKIIEKIEINGSVRLYIKGSGIEWHAEYPGDSYLMLEIKEGQSVLFSIAPSKISLLTPCFNSVS, from the coding sequence TTGAACTGTCTTGAAGCAAGCTTCTCAAAGGATTTGGGAAGCTTTTCTTTAAGGATCTCCTTTGAGTTGGGAGAGGAAATAGCTGCCCTCTTTGGCCCAAGCGGCGCAGGCAAAAGCTTAACTTTAAAGATATTGGCCGGACTGGATCGTCCCAAAGAGGGCAGAATTGTCCTAAACGGCCGCGTCCTGTATGACTCCGCTTCTTCCGTCTTCGTCAAGGCATGCCAAAGAAGGATAGGGTTGGTCTTCCAGGAGTTGGCGTTATTCCCCCACATGACTGCACTTGAAAATGTTGCCTATGGACTTAAAGGGCCAAACAAATGGAAGATTGCAAGACAGTGGCTGGATAGGGTAAAACTTGAAGGCCTTTATGACAGGATGCCAAACCAGCTTTCGGGCGGGCAAAGGCAACGCGTCGCACTGGCCAGGGCCCTGGCCCCTAAGCCGGATCTTCTGCTGTTAGATGAGCCCTTTAGCGCACTGGATGGCCCCATGCGGAGGGCCCTGAGAAGGGAGCTTAAAAAATTATCACTAGAAAGTCAGACGCCGACCATATACGTCACCCACGATATAGAAGATGTATGCTCGTTGGCAAGCAGGGTATTTTTGATACGTGACGGCAAGACGCTTGCCTCAATTGACGTCGATAAGCTATGGGATCCTCATGCTCAGGAAAGCATCTGGCATTCCCTTGGATGGGGGACTTTGATACACGGCAAGATCGAAGAAGATGGAGGAAGCCTCTATTTCAAATGGGACAAGGGCAGGCTTAAAGTGTCGTGTTCTCGTCACTTGATCGGAGAGGCGTCCGTCTTCATACACCCCAACCACGTTAAGCTTCTATATCCTGATGTTCCTGTCGACCCCGAGCTTGAGGCTAACGTTATAGAGGGGAAGATAATCGAAAAGATAGAGATCAACGGTTCGGTGCGACTTTACATAAAAGGTTCCGGCATAGAGTGGCATGCAGAATATCCAGGCGATTCCTACTTGATGCTTGAGATTAAAGAGGGCCAAAGCGTGCTGTTCAGCATAGCGCCGTCCAAGATATCCCTATTGACGCCATGTTTTAATTCAGTAAGTTAA
- a CDS encoding ABC transporter ATP-binding protein, with product MCNISKIYPDLAVFTNLSFTVESGSFTAFLGPSGCGKSTMFRVIAGIEPFDGGSMEWKGLRVQNLKENAAMMLQKDLLLPWFDILDNVLIPIKTLNKDLNTGKSEAKRLLSRFGLSGFEHYFPNQISGGMRQRAALVRTLLFDREVFLLDEPLSALDALTRRMLQSEIMRIQLEFNKTVLMITHDVMEALMLADKVFLLSHLPMRIIKEINLRDLPKPRYHLDSKLAEMAEDIFSTLKGELVDV from the coding sequence GTGTGTAATATAAGCAAGATTTATCCAGATCTCGCGGTATTTACGAACTTAAGCTTCACGGTAGAAAGCGGAAGCTTTACCGCCTTTCTTGGCCCTTCAGGGTGTGGCAAAAGCACCATGTTTCGCGTAATCGCGGGCATAGAGCCCTTTGACGGAGGCTCCATGGAATGGAAGGGCTTAAGGGTACAAAACTTGAAAGAAAATGCCGCGATGATGCTTCAAAAGGATCTGCTGCTTCCCTGGTTCGACATCTTGGATAACGTCTTGATCCCCATAAAGACCTTGAACAAAGACTTAAATACAGGAAAATCAGAGGCAAAACGGTTACTCTCGCGATTTGGCCTGTCGGGGTTCGAACATTACTTTCCCAATCAAATCTCGGGTGGTATGCGCCAAAGAGCTGCTTTAGTGCGAACATTGCTCTTTGACAGGGAAGTATTTTTGCTGGATGAACCGCTCTCTGCCCTTGACGCCTTAACCAGGCGAATGCTTCAAAGCGAAATCATGCGCATTCAACTCGAATTTAACAAGACCGTATTGATGATCACCCATGACGTGATGGAAGCCTTGATGCTGGCTGATAAGGTATTTTTGCTCTCTCATCTGCCAATGCGCATCATAAAAGAGATCAACCTGAGAGACTTGCCGAAACCCAGATATCATCTTGACTCAAAACTGGCCGAGATGGCAGAGGATATATTTTCCACGCTAAAGGGGGAGCTCGTCGATGTATAG
- a CDS encoding ABC transporter permease, whose translation MYRRTSLLVVVVVLLAWEALVRTLGIPKFILPPPSLILSTCFYQAPLLFENTLITAVEIFLGLFISLAISIPLAIAMFRFPGMEAAVTPFLVISQAIPIFALAPLLVIWFGYGLISKVVMATIVIFFPLTVSLHSGFKQVDPDYGVLFDLLDAPFRKKMRLLYWPAALPSFFAGLKMAVAVATIGAVLGEWVGSQRGLGYLMIQMNARLRTDMLFAALVWLSAMGMGLWFVVSKLEKRFLFWLNNTKG comes from the coding sequence ATGTATAGGCGAACCTCCCTTTTGGTAGTGGTTGTAGTCCTCCTGGCTTGGGAAGCTCTAGTAAGGACTTTGGGAATCCCCAAGTTCATCCTTCCTCCTCCAAGCCTCATATTATCCACTTGCTTTTATCAAGCGCCCTTGCTTTTTGAAAATACGCTAATCACCGCTGTTGAAATTTTCCTCGGGCTATTTATAAGCCTTGCCATATCCATACCGCTTGCTATAGCGATGTTTCGCTTTCCGGGCATGGAAGCCGCGGTAACTCCCTTTTTGGTGATATCCCAGGCCATCCCCATATTTGCCCTGGCTCCGCTGCTAGTGATATGGTTCGGATACGGCCTCATAAGCAAGGTTGTAATGGCAACGATAGTCATATTTTTCCCTCTCACCGTCTCTTTGCACTCCGGCTTTAAGCAGGTCGATCCCGATTACGGGGTGTTATTTGACTTGCTTGACGCGCCCTTCCGAAAGAAGATGCGCTTGCTTTATTGGCCTGCCGCGCTGCCATCCTTCTTTGCCGGCCTTAAGATGGCCGTCGCCGTCGCAACTATCGGAGCAGTGCTAGGGGAATGGGTGGGATCTCAAAGGGGCTTAGGGTACCTGATGATCCAGATGAACGCCAGGCTCAGGACGGATATGCTCTTTGCAGCCCTGGTATGGTTAAGTGCCATGGGCATGGGGCTTTGGTTTGTGGTGAGCAAGCTGGAAAAGCGTTTCCTGTTTTGGCTCAACAACACGAAGGGTTAG
- a CDS encoding ABC transporter substrate-binding protein: MKRVGLALLVVILLSVPACGESLTLVLDWFPNIDHLPLYVAQERGFFAEAGLKVNIVSPSETADALKLVAAGKSELGISYEPQVLVATSEKVPVTVVGRLIGHPLSTVLYIKGRGIGKPADLSGRPMGYTVAGMEDVLAKAFCDLNGIKDYKLVHLEFAIVPSLISGKVDSVMGGFRNYEVVELELQGYKPGYFALEEHGFPDYDELVVIANPQFVKENEKAIVSFRNALSKAIAEIKKDPQSALTDYFKAIPESDKKLERLALEKTLPFYAEDQNLSVDRWKTFADFALKVGLISRPVEVEPILWTE, translated from the coding sequence GTGAAACGAGTAGGTTTGGCATTGCTAGTGGTTATTCTTCTCTCTGTTCCGGCATGCGGGGAAAGCTTGACATTGGTGCTCGATTGGTTCCCCAATATAGACCATTTGCCGCTTTACGTAGCCCAAGAAAGGGGATTTTTTGCCGAAGCAGGCCTGAAGGTAAACATAGTATCGCCATCGGAAACTGCCGATGCCCTGAAACTGGTGGCTGCAGGCAAATCGGAGCTTGGAATAAGCTATGAACCGCAGGTCCTGGTCGCCACGTCCGAAAAAGTTCCCGTGACCGTCGTTGGAAGGCTCATAGGCCACCCTCTGTCAACCGTCCTTTACATAAAGGGCCGCGGCATAGGAAAACCTGCAGACCTTAGCGGAAGGCCCATGGGATACACCGTAGCCGGGATGGAGGACGTATTGGCCAAGGCCTTTTGCGACCTGAACGGGATTAAAGATTATAAGTTGGTCCATCTCGAGTTCGCCATAGTGCCATCCCTCATCTCCGGAAAGGTTGATTCAGTTATGGGCGGCTTTAGAAACTACGAAGTCGTGGAGCTTGAGCTTCAAGGCTACAAGCCCGGCTATTTTGCCCTGGAAGAACACGGTTTTCCCGATTACGACGAGCTCGTGGTGATAGCCAACCCCCAATTTGTCAAAGAAAACGAAAAGGCGATAGTCTCATTTAGAAATGCCCTATCCAAGGCCATCGCCGAGATCAAAAAAGACCCCCAAAGCGCATTGACGGATTACTTCAAAGCCATACCGGAATCCGACAAAAAGCTTGAAAGGCTCGCCTTGGAAAAGACATTGCCGTTTTATGCAGAAGACCAAAATTTAAGTGTCGATAGATGGAAGACCTTCGCTGATTTTGCCCTTAAAGTCGGACTCATAAGCCGCCCGGTTGAGGTAGAACCAATACTGTGGACGGAATGA
- the thiW gene encoding energy coupling factor transporter S component ThiW, whose protein sequence is MTRTATKNMAMAALFAAMAVLLSGFSIPVGPTRCFPFQHAVNAIAGVMLGPWWAAGAAFTASLIRNTLGTGTLFAFPGSIPGALVVGFMARLFKDKRRYAALTEPLGTGFIGAAISVYILAPAMGRETTLWLIMSAFLLSSIPGSIMGFALLVALNKTHWLQKNVGRSPV, encoded by the coding sequence ATGACGAGGACTGCCACAAAAAACATGGCCATGGCGGCTTTGTTCGCCGCCATGGCAGTGCTGCTTTCGGGCTTTAGCATCCCCGTAGGACCAACCCGTTGTTTTCCCTTTCAACATGCGGTCAACGCAATAGCAGGGGTAATGCTCGGTCCATGGTGGGCAGCCGGTGCAGCTTTTACTGCAAGCCTTATAAGAAACACGTTGGGAACGGGAACGCTTTTTGCCTTTCCGGGAAGCATCCCCGGAGCTTTAGTGGTGGGCTTCATGGCAAGATTGTTTAAGGACAAAAGGCGCTACGCAGCGTTGACGGAGCCGTTGGGCACGGGGTTTATCGGAGCTGCGATAAGCGTTTATATACTGGCACCGGCCATGGGAAGGGAGACGACCCTGTGGCTCATAATGTCCGCCTTTCTTTTGAGCAGCATCCCCGGTTCCATTATGGGATTCGCCCTTCTTGTCGCGCTCAACAAGACACATTGGCTTCAAAAAAACGTTGGCAGATCCCCTGTGTAA
- a CDS encoding MotA/TolQ/ExbB proton channel family protein, with product MKNFMLIIELGGPCMYPIIALSIVGLAVVIERLWFYKKSWVNPGPLERKLGELLYKGDAEGASRLVRERETSLHRLFRAAVDHWQAPPDALKMLLEQEVRHEIYRWEKGLMLLSAVARVEPLLGLLGTVLGIVEVFRAVAAAAEGSANMAMLASGIWEALLTTVAGLVVAIPAVLCYTWFSSKIEAAEEALCRGSDFILREKILRG from the coding sequence TTGAAGAACTTTATGCTTATCATAGAGCTTGGCGGACCCTGCATGTATCCCATAATCGCACTTTCCATAGTGGGGCTGGCGGTAGTCATAGAACGCCTGTGGTTTTACAAGAAATCCTGGGTCAATCCCGGACCACTCGAGCGCAAGCTTGGAGAGCTTCTTTACAAAGGAGACGCAGAAGGGGCCTCCAGGCTAGTCCGCGAAAGGGAGACCTCCCTACATCGTCTGTTTCGTGCAGCAGTGGATCATTGGCAAGCACCTCCCGATGCGCTCAAGATGCTCCTCGAACAGGAGGTACGTCACGAGATATACAGGTGGGAAAAGGGCCTCATGTTGCTTTCCGCCGTTGCCAGGGTGGAACCCCTGCTCGGGTTGCTTGGAACGGTGCTTGGAATCGTGGAGGTCTTTCGGGCCGTTGCTGCTGCCGCTGAAGGTTCTGCCAACATGGCCATGCTTGCCTCGGGAATTTGGGAGGCCTTACTTACGACAGTTGCAGGGCTGGTCGTGGCCATACCTGCCGTGTTGTGTTACACGTGGTTTTCCTCCAAGATCGAGGCAGCAGAAGAGGCTTTATGTAGGGGAAGCGATTTTATCCTCCGCGAAAAGATCTTAAGAGGCTAA
- a CDS encoding ABC transporter substrate-binding protein, producing MVGLKKISSTLLLAFLSWVILGLLFPNSAFAFKTYKRIVSLAPSVTESLYFLGSIDSVVGVTDYDTFPPDVSNKPSVGGNVDPSLEKIINLKPDLVIGEKIFHHDLLNRLQAFNIDTLELTLHHRLSHVKEAFFKIAEKVNRIERAKKVWQDIDSGLGQRRSQLAARINKPTSMLVIVWHDPLIVAGGWSYIGDIMNAIGIKNAADSKKFSFPVISREELLLWNPDVILLVQTKKGMSINAEEFMKVTGNLPLKAKIVSFESEVLLHPGPRVLESADVLIKAIDMASKEANK from the coding sequence ATGGTCGGTCTAAAAAAAATCAGCTCGACATTGCTGTTAGCTTTCCTATCTTGGGTGATTTTGGGATTACTTTTTCCAAATTCAGCTTTTGCGTTTAAAACTTATAAAAGGATAGTCTCTTTAGCACCAAGCGTCACGGAATCTCTGTATTTTCTGGGTTCCATTGATTCCGTAGTAGGAGTGACCGACTACGATACATTCCCGCCTGACGTCTCAAACAAGCCAAGCGTCGGAGGTAACGTAGACCCTTCCCTTGAAAAAATAATCAACCTAAAGCCGGACCTCGTCATAGGAGAGAAAATTTTTCACCATGATCTACTAAATCGACTTCAGGCCTTCAATATAGATACGTTGGAATTAACGTTGCACCATAGGCTAAGCCACGTTAAAGAGGCTTTTTTTAAGATAGCAGAAAAAGTTAACAGGATCGAAAGAGCAAAAAAGGTATGGCAAGACATCGATAGTGGATTGGGGCAAAGAAGGTCGCAACTTGCGGCAAGGATCAATAAGCCGACATCCATGCTGGTAATAGTGTGGCATGACCCTTTGATAGTGGCCGGAGGATGGAGCTACATCGGCGATATAATGAATGCGATAGGCATTAAAAATGCTGCCGACAGCAAAAAGTTCTCCTTTCCGGTGATCAGCAGGGAGGAGTTGTTGCTTTGGAACCCCGATGTCATACTCCTGGTTCAGACTAAGAAGGGAATGTCAATAAATGCAGAGGAATTCATGAAGGTCACCGGAAATCTGCCGTTAAAGGCAAAAATAGTCTCATTTGAATCGGAAGTCCTGCTTCATCCCGGGCCAAGGGTCCTTGAAAGTGCAGACGTCTTAATCAAAGCTATTGATATGGCATCCAAGGAGGCAAATAAATGA
- a CDS encoding ExbD/TolR family protein: MRSKRDIPEVELTSLVDIIFQLILFFVIATTFVEGGITVALPKGKGDPLKNTPLVINVNHDGTIVHNGKAVDIDEAVKLAQDANSKGRTILLAGDKSATYGKVVNVLDALKQAGIDEVSLAVGGGEGNGQ; encoded by the coding sequence ATGAGGTCAAAGAGGGATATTCCCGAGGTCGAATTGACCTCTTTAGTGGACATCATATTTCAACTCATCCTCTTTTTCGTCATAGCCACCACTTTCGTCGAAGGGGGCATTACCGTAGCTCTGCCCAAGGGCAAGGGAGATCCCCTAAAGAACACCCCTCTTGTCATTAACGTCAACCATGACGGAACTATAGTGCATAACGGCAAAGCGGTAGACATTGACGAAGCGGTAAAGTTGGCTCAGGATGCCAATTCCAAGGGGCGGACGATACTTCTTGCGGGAGACAAAAGCGCGACCTACGGCAAGGTAGTTAACGTCTTGGATGCCTTAAAACAAGCCGGCATCGATGAAGTATCCCTTGCGGTAGGAGGAGGCGAAGGGAACGGCCAATGA
- a CDS encoding energy transducer TonB encodes MSDNVRRWALPILLSLIIHCAAVLAINVPPKLQVRSSTPAKTINVKLVSIETNAAKGKVIATNTLPSRKTNNPPAVATDKAPKAAINKEKRIDKPKPPVKTDDKKIPSETHVTDQNKGDQIALGNADSDLKDRGQNLSASAEYEEGKGGPSDALNFANEGSLEQEEKVPPIASDLDIVRGAKPVYPLASRRRGEEGTVLIYVRLSHDGAVVEAKVYKSSGYEQLDESALKAVKRWVFKTSKESELLVPVIFKLNP; translated from the coding sequence ATGAGCGATAATGTCAGAAGATGGGCGCTTCCCATCTTGTTGAGCCTCATTATCCATTGCGCTGCAGTTTTAGCGATCAATGTTCCGCCAAAACTGCAGGTCAGATCTTCGACGCCTGCAAAGACGATTAACGTCAAACTCGTATCGATAGAGACGAACGCTGCAAAAGGCAAAGTCATTGCCACAAACACCCTGCCGTCAAGAAAGACGAACAACCCTCCTGCCGTGGCAACCGATAAAGCCCCTAAAGCTGCCATCAACAAGGAAAAACGCATCGACAAGCCAAAGCCTCCAGTCAAGACCGACGATAAAAAAATACCTTCCGAGACTCACGTAACGGATCAAAACAAAGGCGATCAGATAGCCTTAGGGAACGCGGATAGCGACTTAAAGGATAGGGGACAAAATCTTAGTGCCTCTGCAGAATACGAAGAAGGCAAGGGCGGACCCTCCGATGCTTTAAATTTTGCAAACGAGGGATCGCTTGAGCAGGAAGAGAAAGTGCCTCCAATTGCAAGCGACCTCGATATCGTTCGAGGCGCCAAGCCGGTATATCCCCTGGCTTCCAGGCGACGCGGAGAAGAGGGAACGGTACTTATATATGTGCGCCTTTCGCATGACGGTGCCGTCGTCGAGGCCAAGGTATACAAATCCAGCGGATACGAACAACTGGACGAAAGTGCTCTTAAGGCCGTCAAAAGGTGGGTTTTCAAGACCTCGAAGGAAAGTGAATTGCTGGTGCCAGTGATATTCAAGCTAAATCCTTAG
- a CDS encoding dicarboxylate/amino acid:cation symporter has translation MEEESKKSGFMSWYFGSNLLKRILAGLILGVIAGLLLKEKILWVQPFGDLFIRLLKMIVVPVILFSLIVGTASISPYRLGKVGVKIIVYYLLTTVFAVAIGLIFGNLFKPGLGLELAGGEVAGVTLSKPSLTNTLLNIVPTNPVESLSKGDVLPIIFFALLFGIGLSFLRESENEELKHSANIVYGFANGAAEVMYKIVRGIMEYAPIGVFALVAVILAKEGSRVIGPLATAVAAEYLAIVVHVAVIYGLILKFFGLRLTKFLSHAKEAMITAFVTRSSNGTLPVSMACAENMGIPKGIYSFTLPLGATINMDGTAIYQGVCALFIGFAVGHDLTLSDQLIIILTALLASIGTAGVPGAGAIMLLLVLDSIGLPVEPGTPVAAAYAMVLGVDAIFDMGRTCINVTGDLVGTSVVAKSEGELDISKWQ, from the coding sequence ATGGAGGAAGAGAGCAAGAAAAGCGGTTTTATGAGTTGGTATTTCGGGTCAAATTTGCTGAAGCGGATATTGGCAGGGCTCATATTAGGCGTTATCGCGGGTCTCTTATTGAAGGAAAAGATACTCTGGGTTCAACCCTTTGGGGATTTATTCATCCGACTTTTAAAGATGATAGTCGTTCCTGTGATACTGTTCAGCCTGATCGTAGGTACGGCAAGCATTAGCCCTTACCGCTTGGGCAAGGTTGGCGTCAAGATAATCGTCTACTACTTGCTCACAACCGTCTTTGCCGTCGCCATAGGCCTGATCTTCGGCAACCTGTTTAAGCCCGGATTGGGCTTAGAGCTTGCCGGAGGCGAAGTGGCAGGAGTCACCTTGTCTAAACCGTCGCTGACAAACACGCTTCTTAACATAGTGCCCACAAACCCGGTCGAATCTTTATCCAAGGGTGACGTGCTTCCCATCATTTTCTTCGCGCTTCTTTTCGGCATAGGGCTTTCCTTCCTTCGAGAGAGCGAAAACGAGGAGCTAAAACATTCTGCCAACATAGTTTACGGATTTGCGAACGGCGCAGCCGAGGTAATGTACAAGATCGTGCGCGGCATAATGGAGTATGCTCCTATCGGCGTATTCGCCTTGGTAGCGGTGATACTGGCCAAGGAAGGATCGCGCGTAATTGGACCTTTAGCTACGGCAGTTGCAGCGGAGTATTTAGCCATAGTTGTGCATGTGGCAGTAATTTATGGATTGATCTTAAAGTTTTTCGGCTTACGTCTGACAAAATTTTTATCCCATGCCAAGGAGGCCATGATAACCGCCTTCGTCACCAGGAGCAGCAACGGGACCCTTCCCGTATCCATGGCATGTGCAGAAAATATGGGGATACCCAAAGGCATATATTCCTTTACGCTCCCGCTTGGGGCAACCATCAACATGGACGGAACGGCCATTTATCAGGGAGTTTGCGCCTTGTTCATAGGATTTGCCGTAGGTCATGATCTGACCCTCTCGGATCAGCTCATCATCATACTTACTGCACTGCTTGCGTCAATAGGAACTGCCGGGGTCCCCGGAGCCGGAGCCATCATGTTGCTGTTGGTCCTAGATTCGATCGGGCTACCAGTTGAACCGGGCACTCCTGTAGCTGCTGCTTATGCTATGGTCCTTGGAGTCGATGCCATATTTGACATGGGCAGGACCTGTATAAACGTAACCGGCGATCTCGTGGGAACGAGCGTAGTTGCCAAAAGCGAAGGAGAGCTGGATATCTCGAAATGGCAATAA